A window from Bufo bufo chromosome 1, aBufBuf1.1, whole genome shotgun sequence encodes these proteins:
- the LOC120996057 gene encoding transmembrane protease serine 4-like, which translates to MSTGEEEVDVASPLNTTGANEGARNAAQPTVSSQPVASTTRTANTQPSGPNTAPPGPTPAPAVAVRVPPGATRAAPTPTGASAPAPTPRGPARPPDSRPVGPTRMPGPVRGTPRPTPRPGPLVYKIRRVSALRRYCVPITTAILVLTSLAVIGILIKVVLDNYYFFCTKSFKFIPLDKWCDGTSDCSNNEDELRCVQRVDYSNSSFVRLTDADSVVQIFSFGRWSSICYEGFDAARAKAVCAQLGYSSNPTFGFVSDNGINGPFGTVRVVNSGVEVDPLSGTCPSGNVLTLSCIVCGANHEKQRIIGGQDTTIEHSPWQVSLQYSGQHSCGGSILTPRIILSAAHCFQKKEQQVDKWRVQSGVSVLSYLFAPEVSEIFIHSLYSLDRKLYDIAILKLKKDLKFSASIQPICLPGYDINLPDNAPFQVTGWGYTVEGGGSLSSTLQKVNLNLVSSNICNIQYFGQIQIDMLCAGEIEGGRDTCQGDSGGPLVYLGESSSWEQVGIVSWGDGCGRPNKAGVYTRVQSFLPWIHGLMKRL; encoded by the exons AGTACAGGAGAGGAAGAAGTAGATGTTGCGTCTCCTCTTAACACTACAG GTGCAAATGAGGGAGCAAGAAATGCAGCACAGCCAACTGTATCATCACAACCAGTTGCCTCTACCACTAGGACTGCCAACACTCAACCGTCAGGACCTAATACTGCCCCACCAGGACCAACTCCTGCCCCTGCTGTTGCAGTTCGCGTTCCACCTGGAGCTACCCGTGCTGCCCCAACACCAACTGGTGCTTCAGCTCCTGCTCCCACACCACGAGGACCTGCCCGACCTCCTGATTCTAGGCCTGTAGGACCCACTAGAATGCCAGGCCCTGTTCGTGGTACCCCGAGACCTACTCCAAGACCTGGACCTTTGGTCTACAAAATCAGAAGAGTTTCAGCACTTAGAAGATACTGTGTCCCAATCACAACGGCGATACTTGTATTAACTTCGCTTGCAGTCATTGGTATACTGA TTAAGGTGGTCCTAGATAATTACTACTTCTTCTGTACCAAGTCCTTTAAGTTCATTCCACTGGACAAATGGTGCGATGGAACTTCAGACTGTAGCAACAATGAAGATGAACTCCGCTGCGTACAGAGAGTAGATTACAGCAACAGCTCATTTG TCCGGCTTACAGATGCAGACTCCGTCGTACAGATCTTCTCCTTTGGAAGGTGGAGCTCCATTTGTTATGAAGGTTTTGATGCTGCGAGAGCTAAGGCTGTATGTGCCCAGCTCGGATATtcaag TAACCCTACCTTTGGCTTTGTAAGTGACAATGGTATAAATGGGCCTTTCGGTACTGTTCGGGTCGTTAACAGTGGGGTTGAGGTGGATCCTCTTTCTGG GACATGTCCATCTGGCAACGTTTTAACCCTCAGCTGTATAG TCTGTGGAGCTAATCATGAAAAGCAGCGAATTATTGGAGGACAAGACACCACCATCGAGCATTCACCGTGGCAGGTCAGCTTGCAGTACTCGGGGCAACATTCGTGTGGCGGAAGTATTCTTACCCCCCGTATAATCTTAAGTGCGGCACATTGTTTTCAAAA GAAAGAGCAGCAGGTGGATAAATGGCGCGTTCAGTCCGGCGTTTCCGTTCTTAGCTACCTATTTGCGCCAGAAGTGTCTGAGATCTTCATTCACAGCCTCTACAGCTTAGATCGCAAGTTATATGACATTGCCATTCTTAAACTGAAGAAGGACTTGAAATTCTCAG CATCCATACAACCAATCTGTCTTCCGGGATATGATATCAACTTGCCAGATAATGCACCATTTCAAGTGACTGGCTGGGGTTACACTGTAGAAGGAGGTG GATCCTTGTCTTCCACACTTCAGAAAGTCAACCTCAACTTGGTATCAAGCAATATATGCAACATACAGTATTTTGGTCAAATCCAAATCGATATGCTGTGCGCTGGTGAAATTGAGGGTGGGCGTGACACTTGCCAG GGTGACAGTGGGGGCCCCTTGGTGTATTTGGGTGAGAGTTCGTCCTGGGAACAAGTTGGTATTGTAAGCTGGGGAGATGGCTGTGGACGGCCTAACAAAGCTGGAGTGTACACAAGAGTTCAGTCATTTTTACCATGGATACACGGACTCATGAAG CGCCTGTAG